The sequence CCCTTTCATCGCCCCCTCGTTCGAAGGCCGGCGCTCACAATTCCCGCACCTTCCCGGTTTCTCTCGTATCGTAACCGCCCATCGCCTCCATTTCGCGGCGGAAGGGCCGGCTCACGATGGTGTCCAGCAAGACGGCGAGGCCGGGATGGACCGTGAGATACTTGGCCGGAACCACCAGATCGTACCGTTCTTCCTGCAACGGGATGAAATCCAGACCCAAGAACCGGGCCGCCGATCGGACCCCCATGCCCGCGTCGGCCAACCCTTCGGCAACCAACCGTCCCACCTCCAGGTGCGACCGTGCGATCCGCTGATAGCCGTTGACTTGAGCGGATGGAATGCCGGCCATCGCCAACCGCCGATCCAAAAGCAGCCGGGCGCCGGCTCCCGGCTCGCGATTGACCAACGTCACGTCCTTCCTGGCCAGGTCAGCCACCGAACGGATGCCCTTGGGATTTCCCGCCCGGACCAGCAAGCCCTCCTCCCAGGCTGCGAAGGTCACGACCCTGACCTCCTGCCCCTTCATGTGCCGCCGGATGTACGGCAGGTTGCTTTCCCCGGACTTCTCATCCACGATGTGGAGGCCGGCCACGTGGATCTCTTCCCGCTTGAGCGCCTCAAGAGCAGCCACGCTCCCCATCGTCCAGCCGACCACGGAGCCGCGCTGATCCCGGCGACGGAAATACTCCCCGGCCAGGAAGATGGCGGGGTCGCACCCGCCGACGACCAGTTCCTCCTCCACGCCCCGACGATCCCGGAGCAGCTCGACCTTCACAGGGCCGGGCTTCCTCCCGCCCCCCCTGTGTTGATCCACCGCCTCTCTGGTCAGTCCGTCCGCGGCAACCGTGAAATTCAGGACTTCGCCGAGCCAGGAAACCGGACGGACCAGGTACCGCCCCCCCACCCGTGCCACCTTGACGCGAGTCCGTGCCGGCACCGACTCGCCCCCGATCAGTTCTCCCTCCACCACCTCACCGGACGAGATCAGGCTGAAGAGGTCCTCGACCCGACAATTGAGCGCGGTGGCCAGCCGGAGCGCGACGGCCGTGGTGGGCAGATACTGCCCGCCTTCGATCGCGCAGATCGCCTGCCGGGTCACGCCGGCCATACGAGCAAGCTCCCCCTGGGAGAGCCCGCGCCCGGTCCGCAGCCCCCGGAGGCGATTCTCAACGTTTTCGATCGGCTCCGCCTTGTTTTTCTCCCCCATGGGGGGTCCCTCATATCAGAAGAAAAGACATGCTGTCAAGTATAGTGTCACCAACCGGCCCAAAGTTCCTTCCCTCCTTCACAGACCACGGCATGTGATACTGTACCGGCACTCCCTATGCTCTGCGGAGTCAGCCTCGCCTGGAAACAGCTCATGATGACGGTCGAGCAGGCGGCTCGAACCGACTCCCCGACTCTGATCCTCGGCGAACCAGGCTCCGGCAAAGATGCGATCGCGCGGACCCTGCACCAGCTCAGCCGCAGGGACGGGCCTCTCGTCTCGTTCCGGAGCCTCGCCTTGGAGCGGCCGGCATTCGCTTCCGTCTCCCTGAACGGCACCCTTCTCGTGGACGACATCGGTCTGCTCCCGGGCCAAGCCCAGCGCCGGTTGCTGGAATTCATTGAGAAAGGACGATCTCCCTCCGACAGAGAGTCGGCCACGGCCCATTGCCGCATCATCGCCACCAGTTCAAGCGACCTGCAGGAGCTGATCCTCGCCGGACGCTTCCTGGATGATTTGCTGTATCGGATCGCGTCGGTGAGGATC is a genomic window of Nitrospirota bacterium containing:
- a CDS encoding substrate-binding domain-containing protein; this translates as MGEKNKAEPIENVENRLRGLRTGRGLSQGELARMAGVTRQAICAIEGGQYLPTTAVALRLATALNCRVEDLFSLISSGEVVEGELIGGESVPARTRVKVARVGGRYLVRPVSWLGEVLNFTVAADGLTREAVDQHRGGGRKPGPVKVELLRDRRGVEEELVVGGCDPAIFLAGEYFRRRDQRGSVVGWTMGSVAALEALKREEIHVAGLHIVDEKSGESNLPYIRRHMKGQEVRVVTFAAWEEGLLVRAGNPKGIRSVADLARKDVTLVNREPGAGARLLLDRRLAMAGIPSAQVNGYQRIARSHLEVGRLVAEGLADAGMGVRSAARFLGLDFIPLQEERYDLVVPAKYLTVHPGLAVLLDTIVSRPFRREMEAMGGYDTRETGKVREL
- a CDS encoding sigma 54-interacting transcriptional regulator: MLCGVSLAWKQLMMTVEQAARTDSPTLILGEPGSGKDAIARTLHQLSRRDGPLVSFRSLALERPAFASVSLNGTLLVDDIGLLPGQAQRRLLEFIEKGRSPSDRESATAHCRIIATSSSDLQELILAGRFLDDLLYRIASVRIHVSPLRDRPEDIPVLVEHFLRLFHRPGLPPRRVAPSAVEALLAYSWPGNVRELRDVVERLLLPAQSGPVEASDVAAILDKG